Proteins from a single region of Magnetococcales bacterium:
- the umuD gene encoding translesion error-prone DNA polymerase V autoproteolytic subunit produces the protein MMRSPPHRKGTFPLLISPVAAGFPSPAQDEATEQLGLEHLLIERPEATFFWRVNGYSMEGMGIHDGDILVVDRSMPPEEGSVVVAVLDGGFVVKQIVRRQGAVILRSAHSDYPDVLVAQGQELVIWGVVRWAIHRVAGKISH, from the coding sequence ATGATGCGTTCCCCACCCCACCGTAAGGGGACTTTCCCTCTGCTGATCTCTCCAGTGGCGGCGGGTTTTCCGTCACCAGCCCAGGATGAGGCAACCGAACAACTTGGCCTCGAACACCTGTTGATCGAACGCCCGGAGGCCACTTTCTTTTGGCGCGTGAACGGGTATTCGATGGAAGGAATGGGGATCCACGACGGGGATATATTGGTGGTGGATCGCTCCATGCCACCTGAAGAAGGGAGTGTCGTCGTTGCCGTGCTGGATGGCGGGTTTGTGGTCAAACAGATCGTGCGTCGGCAAGGCGCGGTGATTTTGCGTTCTGCCCATTCAGATTATCCAGATGTCCTGGTGGCCCAGGGGCAGGAGTTGGTCATTTGGGGAGTGGTGCGATGGGCGATACATCGGGTGGCAGGCAAAATATCGCATTGA
- a CDS encoding LexA family transcriptional regulator, producing the protein MSPINRDADHLNTLRDYYARYRAWPSYTRLGAVLGLSAKSAVSKLLRRLESVGYVQRTPDGEWSPTDRFFERPLAEMTVRAGHPEMVMDAASSPVLIDTLLVKTPSRTVLLPVKGDSMQGAGIYEGDWVVVERCSSADAGVLVVAEVDGEFTLKTLVSEEGEWTLHPANPTYPILRPGHSLSLFGVVVGLLRQYGRS; encoded by the coding sequence ATGTCACCCATCAATCGTGATGCCGACCATCTGAACACCCTGCGCGACTATTATGCCCGATATCGGGCGTGGCCCTCCTACACGCGCTTGGGTGCGGTCCTGGGATTGAGTGCCAAATCAGCAGTCTCCAAGCTGCTGCGCCGACTGGAGTCCGTGGGTTACGTCCAACGAACCCCGGATGGTGAGTGGTCACCGACGGACCGTTTTTTTGAACGCCCATTGGCAGAGATGACGGTGCGGGCGGGCCATCCGGAAATGGTCATGGATGCGGCAAGTAGCCCGGTATTGATCGATACTCTGCTGGTCAAAACCCCATCACGCACAGTGTTGTTGCCGGTCAAGGGTGACTCCATGCAGGGGGCAGGCATTTACGAGGGAGATTGGGTGGTCGTGGAACGATGTTCCAGCGCGGATGCTGGTGTCCTGGTGGTAGCCGAGGTGGACGGAGAGTTCACGCTCAAAACCCTGGTGAGCGAAGAGGGCGAGTGGACGTTGCATCCGGCCAATCCCACCTATCCGATCTTGCGACCAGGACATAGCCTGAGCCTCTTTGGGGTCGTAGTTGGTTTGCTGCGGCAATACGGCAGGTCATGA
- a CDS encoding two-component sensor histidine kinase, which yields MMRLSLPRSLFGRTALLLFLVMGMRDLSAYLLFDSYTDTIRLQRQAGRLAIQAETLNEILAGMDDTGRQAMLARLAQGKHVRIMPDNAAPPGHPLPPERHDRLAELLAEQLGHPTAVRNAREGMWLRVLFAQQEYWLLSPRSPLERPFPWHWFAGIALMGTLSLAGAFLVVWHVNGPLRRLAEAATLLGQGKKPALSTTTAGPTEIRSLSMAFQRMMIDMQNLETNRTMLLAGISHDLRTPLARLRLSLEMDLQDPELREGMVQDIEEMGALLERFLEFARDEQTETVAKIDPNVAIDLVCTRYIRLGKELRCAITPAPHLALRASAWQRLVTNLVDNAVHYGGQQAIEVRTEVLGTWFRLRVMDRGPGIPPEERERMLRPFTRLDTARSGAGRAGLGLAIVERIAQLHGGQIILLGRSGGGLEARVELPCR from the coding sequence ATGATGAGACTCTCCCTGCCCCGCTCCCTGTTCGGACGCACGGCGCTGCTGCTCTTTCTGGTCATGGGCATGCGCGACCTGAGCGCCTATCTCCTGTTCGACTCCTATACCGACACCATCCGCCTGCAACGCCAGGCCGGTCGCCTGGCCATCCAGGCCGAAACGCTCAACGAAATACTGGCCGGCATGGACGACACTGGCCGTCAGGCCATGCTGGCACGCCTGGCACAAGGCAAACATGTGCGCATCATGCCGGACAACGCCGCGCCACCCGGACACCCCCTGCCACCGGAACGCCATGACCGGCTGGCCGAGCTGCTCGCCGAGCAACTTGGCCATCCCACGGCGGTGCGCAACGCCCGGGAGGGGATGTGGCTGCGCGTCCTCTTTGCCCAGCAGGAGTATTGGCTGCTCTCCCCGCGTTCACCCCTGGAACGTCCGTTTCCGTGGCATTGGTTTGCCGGTATCGCGCTCATGGGCACCCTGTCGCTGGCCGGCGCCTTTCTGGTGGTCTGGCATGTCAATGGTCCCCTGCGCCGTCTCGCCGAGGCGGCAACCCTGCTCGGACAAGGAAAGAAGCCCGCCCTCTCCACCACCACGGCAGGTCCGACGGAGATCCGTTCCCTGAGCATGGCCTTCCAACGCATGATGATCGACATGCAAAACCTGGAAACCAACCGGACCATGCTCCTGGCCGGCATCTCCCACGACCTGCGCACCCCTTTGGCCCGGTTGCGCCTGAGCCTGGAGATGGATCTACAGGATCCCGAACTACGGGAAGGGATGGTGCAGGATATCGAGGAGATGGGCGCCCTGTTGGAGCGATTTTTGGAGTTTGCCAGGGATGAACAAACCGAAACCGTGGCGAAGATCGATCCCAACGTTGCCATCGACCTGGTCTGTACCCGCTACATCCGCCTGGGAAAAGAGCTCCGCTGCGCCATCACCCCCGCACCGCACCTGGCGCTACGAGCCTCGGCTTGGCAACGTCTGGTGACCAATCTGGTGGACAACGCCGTCCATTACGGCGGTCAACAGGCCATCGAGGTGCGCACCGAAGTGCTTGGTACATGGTTCCGGCTGCGGGTCATGGATCGGGGGCCCGGTATCCCTCCAGAGGAACGGGAGCGCATGTTGCGTCCCTTCACCCGCCTGGATACGGCGCGCAGCGGCGCGGGTCGGGCTGGCCTGGGACTGGCCATCGTCGAGAGAATCGCCCAGCTCCACGGCGGGCAGATCATCCTGTTGGGACGCAGCGGCGGCGGCCTGGAGGCACGGGTGGAGCTGCCCTGCAGATAA
- the ompR gene encoding two-component system response regulator OmpR, with protein MPTILLIDDDPRLQKLLKRYLSEQGLQVLAATTTSEADKILAKQRVDLLILDLMLPGEDGLSYCRRLRGADHPIPIIMLTAKGDEVDRIVGLEMGADDYLPKPFNPRELVARIQAVLRRRPPPVPGAPARDESAIRFGPHILNLTTRRLHVDGTEVTLTTGEFSLLKVFAQHPRQPLSRDKLLDLARGREHEAFDRSIDVQVSRLRRLIEADPATPRFIQTVWGYGYVFIPDANTT; from the coding sequence ATGCCGACCATCCTGCTGATCGATGACGATCCGCGCCTGCAAAAGCTCCTGAAACGCTACCTGAGCGAACAGGGTTTGCAGGTGTTGGCCGCGACCACCACCAGCGAAGCCGACAAGATCCTTGCAAAACAGCGGGTGGATCTGCTGATCCTCGATCTCATGCTGCCCGGCGAGGACGGGCTGAGTTATTGTCGCCGCCTGCGGGGTGCGGACCATCCGATCCCGATCATCATGCTGACTGCCAAGGGCGACGAAGTGGACCGCATCGTCGGCCTGGAAATGGGCGCGGACGACTATCTGCCCAAGCCCTTCAACCCCAGAGAGCTTGTCGCCAGGATCCAGGCCGTGTTGCGACGACGCCCACCCCCTGTTCCGGGGGCGCCGGCCCGGGATGAAAGCGCCATCCGCTTCGGCCCCCACATCCTGAATCTCACCACCCGGCGTCTGCATGTCGACGGCACGGAGGTTACCCTCACCACCGGCGAGTTTTCTTTGCTGAAGGTCTTCGCGCAACATCCCCGCCAGCCGCTGTCACGCGATAAACTGCTCGATCTGGCCCGGGGGCGGGAACACGAGGCCTTCGACCGCAGCATCGATGTCCAGGTCTCCCGCCTGCGCCGCCTGATCGAGGCCGATCCTGCCACCCCGCGTTTCATCCAGACGGTATGGGGCTACGGATACGTCTTCATCCCCGATGCCAACACCACATGA